One window from the genome of Paenibacillus azoreducens encodes:
- a CDS encoding cobyric acid synthase, which produces MSKHENKDAGNAAVLMLQGTASDVGKSVVTAALCRIFMQDGYRTAPFKSQNMALNSYVTADGKEIGRAQGMQAEACGIEATTDMNPILIKPTHDMHAQIVVHGRPLANMSAASYRRDYLPTAKATVMEALGRLRSAYDIVVMEGAGSPAEINLKDRDIVNMNLAGWADAPVILVADIDRGGVFAFLVGTLELLEPHERKRVKGFIINKFRGDLSLLQPGLDWLEERTGIPVLGVLPYIEDIRLEAEDSVVLENLPQKQQRDDASDIDIAVIRSPRISNFTDVDPLREEPGVNVRFVSKSAELGKPDVIILPGTKNTLGDLAYIRSEGFETAIAEAMHASGAQLVGICGGYQMLGQKLSDPHGLENPHAQEMEGLGYLPLATIFAEEKRTVRVRGQLLRDCPILPGGWDNSNPVPVEGYEIHMGSTTLLDEPKAAACPLFEVAEAGAELKTEGCGLTDGHVWGTYLHGIFHNDEFRGQWLNGIREAKGLERAEAAFSVKELKEREFDRVAETVRQHLRMDVVYKLMGIG; this is translated from the coding sequence ATGAGCAAACATGAAAACAAGGACGCCGGAAACGCGGCGGTGCTGATGCTGCAGGGAACGGCTTCGGATGTCGGAAAAAGCGTCGTTACCGCCGCGCTGTGCCGGATATTCATGCAGGATGGTTACCGGACGGCTCCTTTTAAATCGCAAAACATGGCGCTGAACTCCTATGTCACGGCAGACGGCAAGGAGATTGGAAGAGCTCAAGGCATGCAGGCGGAAGCCTGCGGGATTGAAGCGACGACGGATATGAATCCGATCCTGATCAAACCTACGCATGATATGCATGCGCAGATCGTCGTTCATGGGCGCCCTTTGGCGAATATGAGCGCTGCGTCGTACCGCCGAGATTACCTGCCGACCGCAAAAGCGACGGTCATGGAAGCGCTCGGCCGCTTGCGCTCTGCATATGACATCGTCGTGATGGAAGGAGCGGGCAGCCCCGCCGAGATTAATCTGAAGGACCGGGACATCGTCAACATGAATTTGGCCGGCTGGGCGGATGCGCCCGTGATTTTGGTGGCGGATATTGACCGCGGCGGCGTCTTTGCTTTTCTGGTGGGTACTTTGGAACTGCTGGAGCCGCACGAACGTAAGCGGGTGAAGGGATTTATCATCAATAAGTTTCGCGGCGATTTGTCGCTGCTGCAGCCGGGCTTGGACTGGCTTGAGGAGCGGACGGGCATTCCCGTATTGGGCGTGCTGCCGTATATCGAGGATATCCGTTTGGAAGCGGAGGACTCCGTTGTTTTGGAAAACTTGCCTCAAAAGCAGCAGCGAGATGATGCTTCAGACATTGATATTGCCGTCATTCGCAGTCCGCGCATTTCCAATTTCACGGATGTAGATCCGCTGCGGGAGGAGCCCGGGGTTAACGTGCGGTTCGTCAGCAAATCGGCCGAATTGGGAAAACCGGATGTGATAATTTTGCCGGGAACCAAAAATACGCTTGGGGATTTGGCTTATATCCGCAGCGAAGGCTTCGAGACGGCGATTGCGGAGGCCATGCATGCTAGCGGAGCTCAGCTGGTCGGCATTTGCGGCGGCTACCAGATGCTTGGCCAAAAGCTTTCCGATCCTCACGGTTTGGAAAATCCGCATGCGCAGGAGATGGAAGGTCTAGGCTACCTGCCGCTTGCAACGATTTTTGCCGAGGAGAAACGAACGGTTCGCGTCCGCGGCCAGCTTCTTAGGGATTGCCCGATCCTGCCTGGGGGTTGGGATAACAGCAATCCTGTCCCGGTGGAGGGGTACGAAATACATATGGGAAGCACTACCTTGCTTGACGAGCCGAAGGCGGCGGCCTGCCCGCTGTTTGAGGTTGCGGAAGCCGGCGCAGAGCTAAAGACCGAAGGCTGCGGCTTAACGGATGGCCATGTCTGGGGGACGTATCTGCACGGGATTTTCCATAACGATGAATTCCGAGGGCAATGGCTGAACGGAATCCGGGAAGCGAAAGGTCTTGAGCGGGCAGAGGCTGCCTTTTCGGTCAAGGAACTGAAGGAAAGAGAGTTCGACCGGGTAGCTGAAACGGTCCGGCAGCATCTGCGGATGGATGTAGTTTACAAGCTGATGGGCATCGGTTAA
- the cobT gene encoding nicotinate-nucleotide--dimethylbenzimidazole phosphoribosyltransferase, translating to MSSSFLEQYVKRITGLDGEAAQAAKAHIGNLTVPPGALGKLEALAVQLAGITGKIKPSFEKREVIIMAADHGVCAEGVSAFPQEVTPQMIYNFLSGGAAVNVLARQADAQVVCVDIGVNSDISHPELISRKIRFGTANMAKGPAMTREEAEMSIETGIRLVEEAVQRGVNIFVTGEMGIGNTTPSAAVMCAMTHTEPRVATGRGTGLDDERLKHKISVIEKALKLNRPDVSDPIDVLAKVGGLEIGGLTGVILGAAANRCPVVIDGFISSAAALLARAIAPESAEFMVASHASHEQGHRMLLQALDLRPGLDLDMRIGEGTGGVLALTLVDAACRIVSEMATFESAGISGSGEPAQP from the coding sequence ATGAGTTCATCATTTTTGGAGCAGTATGTGAAACGAATTACAGGTCTTGACGGCGAGGCGGCGCAAGCGGCGAAGGCACATATCGGCAATTTAACGGTTCCGCCGGGCGCGCTCGGCAAACTGGAAGCGCTGGCCGTGCAGCTCGCGGGTATCACGGGCAAGATCAAACCTTCCTTTGAAAAACGCGAAGTCATTATTATGGCTGCCGACCATGGGGTATGCGCAGAAGGAGTCAGCGCTTTTCCGCAGGAAGTCACGCCGCAGATGATCTATAACTTCTTGTCGGGCGGAGCAGCGGTAAACGTATTGGCCCGGCAGGCCGATGCGCAGGTGGTATGTGTAGATATCGGCGTAAACAGCGATATTTCCCATCCGGAGCTGATTTCCCGCAAAATCCGCTTTGGTACGGCCAATATGGCAAAGGGACCGGCTATGACGCGCGAAGAAGCCGAAATGTCCATCGAAACAGGTATACGACTGGTAGAAGAGGCCGTGCAGCGCGGAGTAAACATTTTTGTGACCGGAGAGATGGGAATCGGGAATACGACTCCTAGCGCGGCAGTCATGTGCGCGATGACCCACACGGAACCTCGGGTTGCGACAGGGCGCGGCACCGGGCTTGATGATGAGCGGCTGAAGCATAAAATCAGCGTCATTGAAAAGGCGCTGAAGCTGAATCGTCCGGATGTGTCTGATCCGATCGACGTGCTTGCGAAAGTCGGGGGACTTGAAATCGGCGGCCTGACCGGCGTTATCCTGGGTGCGGCAGCCAACCGTTGTCCGGTTGTCATCGACGGGTTTATTTCGAGCGCGGCGGCCTTGCTGGCGCGGGCTATTGCTCCGGAATCAGCCGAATTCATGGTAGCTTCCCATGCTTCTCATGAACAGGGACATCGCATGCTGCTGCAGGCGCTGGATCTGCGTCCGGGTCTCGATTTGGACATGCGGATCGGCGAAGGCACCGGCGGCGTTCTGGCATTGACACTGGTCGATGCGGCCTGCCGAATCGTCAGCGAAATGGCAACGTTCGAAAGCGCGGGCATTTCCGGCAGCGGGGAGCCTGCGCAGCCATGA
- a CDS encoding L-cystine transporter produces MDTLWVIVNVIVMLALIGLLLWMQKKHVSFTKRVFTGLGLGIVFGVILQLIFGVDSNVIAKSTDWFNLAGYGYVGLLQMVVIPLIMVSIISAIMNLKGRQNLGKMSGSIIGVLLITVAIAAAVSIATSLSFDLKAIDIKAGDREMQQGQKLEQKLGDVQDKTIPQQILEFVPTNPFADMTGARRSSTLAVVIFSAFIGVAVLGIDRKKPEQAATFRKMVEAVYAVVLRIVTLVLRLTPYGILALITKTVATTNVDEILKLIKFVGASYVALIVMFIIHLIIVALFGFNPVQYLRKVLPTLTFAFTSRSSAATIPLNVETQTKKLGVSEGIANLSATFGATIGQNGCAGIYPAMLACMIAPTVGIDPLSWSFIVKLILIVVISSFGVAGVGGGATFASLIVLSTMNLPVALAGLLISVEPLIDMGRTALNVNDSMVAGLVSSKILKENDHDVFKNDIELDNAVQV; encoded by the coding sequence ATGGATACACTATGGGTAATTGTCAATGTGATCGTCATGCTGGCTCTGATCGGCCTGCTGCTGTGGATGCAGAAGAAGCATGTATCGTTCACGAAACGCGTGTTTACCGGCTTGGGACTCGGCATTGTATTCGGCGTTATTTTGCAGTTGATTTTCGGTGTTGACTCCAATGTTATTGCCAAGTCCACGGACTGGTTCAACCTGGCGGGTTACGGGTACGTAGGCCTGCTGCAGATGGTGGTTATTCCGCTGATCATGGTCTCGATTATTTCGGCGATCATGAACCTGAAAGGCAGACAAAACCTTGGGAAAATGAGCGGTTCGATTATCGGGGTGCTGCTGATTACCGTAGCCATCGCTGCGGCTGTCAGTATTGCAACCAGCCTCAGTTTTGACCTGAAAGCTATTGACATCAAAGCAGGCGACCGGGAAATGCAGCAGGGGCAAAAGCTGGAGCAAAAACTCGGGGATGTGCAGGATAAAACCATTCCGCAGCAAATCCTGGAATTCGTGCCGACCAATCCGTTTGCCGATATGACGGGCGCGCGCCGTTCCTCCACGCTGGCGGTCGTTATTTTCTCCGCATTTATCGGCGTGGCCGTGCTGGGCATTGACCGCAAAAAGCCGGAGCAAGCCGCAACCTTCCGGAAAATGGTTGAGGCCGTATACGCTGTCGTGTTGAGGATTGTTACTCTCGTATTGAGGCTGACGCCATACGGCATTCTCGCCTTGATTACGAAAACGGTAGCGACAACCAATGTCGACGAGATTTTGAAGCTGATCAAATTCGTGGGTGCATCGTACGTCGCTCTGATTGTGATGTTCATCATTCACCTGATTATTGTGGCTCTGTTCGGATTTAATCCGGTTCAATATTTGCGGAAGGTACTCCCGACGCTGACCTTTGCTTTCACTTCCCGTTCAAGTGCGGCTACGATTCCGCTGAATGTGGAGACGCAAACGAAGAAGCTGGGCGTATCCGAAGGAATTGCCAACTTGTCCGCAACCTTTGGGGCAACGATCGGACAAAACGGCTGCGCCGGTATTTATCCGGCCATGCTTGCCTGCATGATCGCGCCTACGGTAGGGATCGACCCGCTTAGCTGGAGCTTTATCGTGAAGCTGATCCTGATTGTTGTCATCAGTTCCTTTGGCGTGGCCGGCGTCGGCGGCGGGGCGACTTTCGCTTCCCTGATCGTGCTGTCCACGATGAACTTGCCGGTAGCTTTGGCCGGTCTCCTGATCTCGGTTGAACCGCTGATCGATATGGGCCGGACGGCGCTGAACGTAAACGACTCGATGGTTGCCGGGCTTGTGTCCAGCAAAATTTTGAAGGAAAACGACCATGACGTTTTTAAAAATGACATAGAGTTGGATAACGCGGTTCAAGTATAA
- a CDS encoding ABC transporter ATP-binding protein translates to MIEIKGAGKRFGDFTALHGLDWNIAEGEWWGIIGPNGSGKSTLMRLLSGVERMSMGEINLCGRSIASYGRKELSRMMGVLQQEGIAPVHYPVREVLEMGRYPYLDWLGHDSRADVDSFIDGIMDKLKLHELAERPLDELSGGQRQRVALGQVMAQEPQILLLDEPTTFLDIHYQQQFMELVAKWRKETGITVIAVLHDLNLAALYCDKLLVLHDGKAVGMGTPGEMLTEERIRSVYEVEPVVVAHPGSGVPQVLLSSRDQTN, encoded by the coding sequence ATGATCGAGATCAAAGGCGCCGGAAAGCGTTTCGGAGATTTTACCGCCCTGCATGGTCTGGATTGGAACATTGCCGAAGGCGAATGGTGGGGAATCATCGGACCGAACGGAAGCGGCAAGTCGACATTGATGCGCCTGTTGTCGGGCGTGGAACGGATGAGTATGGGCGAAATCAACCTCTGCGGCCGCAGCATTGCCAGCTACGGCCGCAAGGAACTGTCGCGGATGATGGGCGTGTTGCAGCAGGAAGGCATCGCTCCGGTTCATTATCCCGTAAGGGAAGTGCTGGAGATGGGACGTTATCCTTACCTGGACTGGCTTGGCCATGATTCCAGGGCGGACGTGGATTCGTTTATCGACGGGATTATGGATAAGCTGAAGCTGCATGAGTTGGCGGAACGGCCATTGGATGAGCTGAGCGGCGGTCAACGGCAACGGGTGGCACTCGGGCAGGTGATGGCTCAAGAGCCGCAAATTTTGCTGCTGGATGAGCCAACCACTTTTCTGGATATCCACTACCAGCAGCAATTTATGGAACTGGTGGCAAAGTGGCGGAAGGAAACGGGAATTACGGTGATCGCCGTGCTGCATGATCTCAATCTGGCAGCGTTGTATTGCGATAAGCTGCTTGTGCTGCATGACGGGAAGGCGGTTGGCATGGGGACGCCGGGAGAAATGCTGACCGAGGAGCGGATCCGCTCCGTATACGAGGTTGAACCAGTCGTGGTCGCGCATCCCGGAAGCGGCGTGCCGCAGGTGCTCTTATCCAGCCGGGATCAAACCAACTAA
- the cobU gene encoding bifunctional adenosylcobinamide kinase/adenosylcobinamide-phosphate guanylyltransferase, whose protein sequence is MSILVTGGARSGKSSFAERWIMANTDQAVYVATAQAFDQEMKDRIALHKHQRDHADFTWRTVEEPVGLSELLRSLRSEAEAPAVLVDCLTLWLSNVILAAEEQEDMEQSIRAAIDELVAEVKEYPGALVLVTNEVGDGIVPEYPLGRLFRDYAGILNQSVARVCGQVFLVTVGIPIELKSREYRL, encoded by the coding sequence ATGAGCATTCTGGTGACGGGGGGCGCAAGAAGCGGGAAAAGCTCCTTTGCCGAGCGGTGGATCATGGCGAACACGGATCAGGCGGTATACGTGGCGACAGCGCAGGCCTTTGATCAGGAAATGAAGGACCGGATTGCGCTGCATAAACATCAGCGGGATCATGCGGATTTCACCTGGCGGACGGTCGAGGAGCCGGTAGGCCTTTCGGAACTGCTCCGCTCTTTGCGTTCCGAAGCTGAAGCGCCTGCCGTACTGGTCGATTGTCTGACCTTGTGGCTCAGCAATGTCATCTTGGCAGCAGAAGAACAGGAAGATATGGAGCAAAGCATCCGGGCCGCGATCGACGAACTAGTGGCGGAAGTGAAAGAATATCCCGGTGCGCTTGTGCTTGTAACCAACGAGGTTGGAGACGGCATCGTGCCCGAATACCCGCTGGGCAGATTGTTCCGGGATTATGCGGGAATATTGAATCAGTCGGTGGCCCGCGTGTGCGGACAGGTGTTTCTCGTGACCGTGGGCATTCCGATTGAACTGAAGAGCAGGGAGTACCGGTTATGA
- the cobS gene encoding adenosylcobinamide-GDP ribazoletransferase, translating to MNRRVQALAAAFQFLSRFPVRAQLDYTPELFRQSTRFYSFVGAAIGLTVWCAAAAASYLLPPLPAAVLVLALWVALTGGLHLDGWMDTADGLLSYRSREKMLEIMKDSRVGAMGVIACVLLLLLKVSLIYSLLSGGWPPLLILLPPVWGRWFMVHAMASWPMARGKEGLAGKNFNGMEKRHSLAAVPGAAVLTAAAAVLFPLLGIGNFTLLQAGLSWLLLPVAAWAVGTWAARRMTAKLGGLTGDTYGALNEGIETVLLLVLVIIEYRL from the coding sequence ATGAATCGGAGAGTTCAGGCGCTGGCAGCGGCTTTTCAATTTCTCTCGCGGTTTCCCGTCCGCGCGCAGCTGGATTATACACCGGAGCTGTTTCGGCAGAGCACGCGCTTTTATTCGTTTGTCGGGGCGGCTATTGGCCTAACGGTTTGGTGCGCCGCCGCCGCTGCATCGTATTTGCTGCCGCCGCTGCCGGCAGCGGTGCTGGTGCTTGCGCTGTGGGTGGCTTTAACGGGCGGACTGCATCTGGACGGATGGATGGATACCGCCGACGGTCTGCTCAGCTATAGATCACGCGAGAAAATGCTGGAGATTATGAAGGACAGCCGCGTCGGCGCGATGGGTGTCATCGCCTGCGTGCTGTTGCTATTGCTTAAGGTTTCGCTCATTTATTCCTTGCTAAGCGGAGGCTGGCCGCCTTTGCTGATTTTGCTGCCGCCGGTCTGGGGCCGCTGGTTTATGGTTCATGCCATGGCGTCTTGGCCGATGGCGCGGGGCAAGGAAGGGCTGGCCGGAAAGAATTTCAACGGCATGGAGAAGCGCCATAGTCTTGCGGCGGTGCCTGGAGCTGCTGTCCTTACCGCAGCTGCGGCTGTTTTGTTCCCGCTGCTTGGAATCGGAAATTTTACGCTGCTGCAGGCCGGTTTGTCATGGCTGCTGCTTCCGGTTGCGGCCTGGGCGGTTGGAACCTGGGCGGCGCGGCGGATGACGGCCAAGCTGGGCGGTTTGACGGGCGATACTTATGGCGCGCTGAATGAGGGAATCGAAACGGTATTGCTGCTCGTACTTGTGATTATAGAGTATCGTCTGTAA